The Cylindrospermum stagnale PCC 7417 genome segment TAGAGCAGCCTGGTAGCTCGTCGGGCTCAACGGTGAAATTAACTAAACGCTTATCAGTTAACTTCACAGTGGGCGGCATATAAAGAAACTTATATGCGTTTATCTGTCAAACTCGGGGAAGCCAATAGCGCGGTAATCCCGAACCAAGCCTCAGAAATGAGGAAGGTGTAGAGACTGGAAGGCAGACACCCTAACGTTAATGACGAGGGTGAAGGGACAGTCCAGACCACAAACTGGTTGATCCAGGCAACGAAAGTTGTAGTTGGTAAGCATAACCCGAAGGTCAGTGGTTCAAATCCACTTCCCGCCACCAAATCAAAAATGAAACCCTGTAATCTTAACGGATTGCGGGGTTTTATTTTATGCTGATGATAATTCACCTATTTTATACAGTTGTCAATTATTGCTGTGTTAATATAATTTGTAACAAGACATTTTTACGTATAAATACACTGGGATGTAATCCATCCACAATTGAATTTCTAAAAAATGAGATAAATTCATGGTTAACCCACAAACCGATAGTGAATGGACAATTCATTCTCTCAATATACATGGAACTTTTTTTGAACAATGGTGTGCGGATATTTTTCAGTCTGTACCCGGTTGTAATGTAGTATCAACTAACTATCCGGTAGAGTTTCCTCTTCAGAGTAATTCTTTGAAAAGTAAAGAAAGCGCACTTGATATATGGGTTGAATTATCTAATCAAGATGAAGTTTATGCTTTTTTAATAGAATGTAAAAAGAATAATCCAGACTTTGTTGACTGGATATTTTTTCCTAAAAGAGGAAACAATTCCAGAAGAAACCTTGTTTCTCGTATAATAAGGAATCAGGAAAATATTCAATCATATATGTCTGCTTTGCAGGAAACTAGCCTAGTAAATTTTTTCAATGAAGCTAGAGAATCTCGTGGTAACTATACATCTAAAAAGACCCCCGAAACACAAAGAACTAAGACATCCAATCATGCTGTAACAGAAGCATCTAATCAAGTAGCAGTGGCCACTCAAGCTATATGGAGTGAAGAAACAAATTTAGCCTTTGAATTACAGAGGAAACAGTTAACATCTCAATTGAAGTACCGTATAAAAACATTTATTCCATGTATTGTAACCACAGCAAACCTTTATTCGTGTAGTTTTGATCCGCAAGATGTAGATCCTAGTCGAGGAGAAATAAATTTTGATGAAGTTAATTTACAAAAAGAGCCATTTATATTTTATGAATATCCTTTACCCAGACACCTTCAACCTACGGTATCAGACATAGTTGATATTATGTTAAATGGCAAAAGAGATATTTTCGCCAGAATGGATATTATCATCATAAATAGTTTGCATTTAAAGAATATGTTGACTCAAGAAAATGCTGTAGAAAATATAATAAATACAATTATTAATACTTCTAAGTAAGAAACACATTAACCATTTTTATTTTGCAGATGGACACAAAACTTAAAGGAGACATAGCAGAACAAGCGGCGGTTCTTCATGCTTTAAAGCGTGGTTGGGGAGTTTTGAAAACTGTTGGTGATAGACTACCTTATGATTTAGCATTTGATGTAGAGGGAACTCTAGTAAAAATCCAAGTTAAATATGCTTGGTTTGATGAACCTTCGGGTAATTATGTGGTAGATAATCGCCGCACCAAAACCAATCGGCGGATAATGATTCGAGAAGCCTATAAGCCAGCAGACTTTGATTTTGCTTTAGTCTATATAGAAAATCTTGACCTGTTTTATATCTTCCCGGTAGACGTATTCATAGACTACGGTAGCGAAATACACCTTGTTGAAACTGAAAAACGACAGCGGAAACCGCGTTCAGCACAATATCGAAATGCTTGGGAGTTAATCTTACAAACATCTACAAGTAAAGAAAATTGTGTCTGTTCCCCCGTCGAACTCGTTCAAGTAGAGTTTTGATCTATTCTGGAAGAATAGCCATCCAAATAGCTCGGAGAAACATGGTTGTGAAGTTGCAACGACCAATTTTAGTAGGAGGGTTGGGACTGTCCTTTTCCCTGTGGATGTTGGACAGTTGGCACGATTCTATAGTGCAGGTGGGTGAGTTTGGTTTGTTGAGTGCTTTAGCGGTTGGTGGTGGTTTGTGGTTGTTCCAGCAAAAACGCCCGAAAGTCGGTTTAGAACAGCTAGATGGTATGCTTGTAGATAGAGCTACCGTGCAAAATGCGATCGCTAAAACCGAAGCTTTAATTAATCAGCTAGCGCAAGAAGCAGAAAACCATCCCGCCTTAGAGAGACTGCGAGAACAAGTTACTCAGTTATTCTTTGAGTTAGACAGACAAGAAATTACACTCGCTGTAACTGGCGGTTCGTCTGTCGGTAAAAGTACTGTTATTCAAGTCTTACAGCAAAATCTAGAGAAGTTACATTTCCAAGAGACAGCACCGTTATTTAGAGAAGCGGGTGACAAGTCAGACGCAGAGATTTTAGCTTCAGTGCAAAAAGCTGATTTTGTCCTGTTCTTGACAAACGGCGATTTGACAGATTCAGAATTTCAAGTTTTACAGCAGCTAAAAGCAGCGCATCAGCCGACAATGCTGGTTTTTAACAAACAAGATCAGTATATGCCAGATGAACGCGCCAGCGTTTTGCAGTCGTTGAAACAGCGGATGCAGGGAAATGTTGTGGCTACGGCGGTGTCTCCCCTGCCGGTGAAAGTGCGGAAACATGAAGCTGATGGTTCTGTGCAAGAGTGGATGGAACAACCAGCACCAGACATTCAGCAGTTGAAGCAGCAGTTAGGCGAAATTCTCGCTATCCAAGCACAGCAGCTAGTTTTAGCAACTACCATGAGGAGTGCTAGGCTGCTACAAGCCGAGGTGAAGAACTGGTTAAACGCGACGAGATGCGATCGCGCCACCCCCATCATAGAACAATATCAGTGGATAGCTGCCGCTGCTGCCTTTGCTAACCCAGTCCCCGCATTAGATATATTAGCCACTGCGGCAATTAATGCCCAAATGGTCATGGATTTGGGTAAAATCTATCAGCAGAAGTTTTCCCTAGAACAAGCGCAAACAGTCGCCGGAACTATGGGAAGTTTGATGCTGAAATTAGGTTTAGTCGAACTTTCGACAAAAGCTATTACTACAGTTCTCAAAACTAACGCCGTTACCTTCGTAGCAGGGGGAATGGTGCAGGGAGTGAGTGCAGCTTATCTCACCAGAGTAGCAGGGTTAAGTTTAGTTGCCTATTTTGAACAGCAAGAAATTGCTCTAGATTCAGGAAATGCTTTAAATCTGGATAAACTGCGTCAAACTTTGCAAAATGTCTTCCAGCAAAATCAGCAGATGGCATTTTTGCAAGGCTTTGTTAAGCAAGGTGTGAAACGGTTATTACCAGAAGCGCAGCAGGTTGAAGTTGTGGGATAATTTCGCGCCAAGACGCAAAGTTTTTCTTTGCGTCTTTACACCATTGCCTGAAAACTAGCAAGTTGGGAATACAATGACAAAAGTTACACTCTATATTGCAGCCAGTTTAGATGGCTATATTGCTAAAAGTGATGGAGGAATTGATTGGTTATCGCCGCTAGATATAGAAGGAGAAGACTACGGTTACACTTCTTTCTATGAATCAGTTGACGCTGTTATCTTGGGTAGCAAGACTTACGAAATAGGACTCAGTTTCAATGAGTGGCCTTATCCAGATAAAAAATCTTTCGTTTTCACTCAGCGTAATTTTAAATCTGACAGAAAAGATATTGAGTTTGTTTCTGATAATGTGCAGCACGCCTTAGCAAAAATAGAAGCGCAAGGCTTTGAAAACATCTGGCTAGTTGGTGGTGGAGAATTAATCAATTCATTTCTTCAGCACAGCTTAATTGACGAATATATTATTTCAACTATTCCAATTATCTTAGGTAACGGTATCCGCCTTTTCCCACCGCCCAGCCCTGAAGAAGAATTAGAACTTATCAACTCAAAACAATATCCAACTGGTTTACTCCAAGCGCATTATAGAAGAAAGCGAAAGGGTGAATAAGGTTTATATATAACTGATTAAAACCCATATAAATCATCGTCAGACTGTAAAATCTTTCCCAATTTAGGGTTAATTATAGTTGGGTTTTCTTCAATTAGTTTTAGTAAAGCATTATTACAGCGTTTGGCAATTTCTGGAAATCTATTAGCGTACCATTCAATTGGTGTTACAAGACAAGGTTCACTAATATCAAAGCCGAGTTTTATTAATTCTTCAGTTTCCTGAACTGCAAGATTGAAAATACCTTCAAAGTCGATAAATTGCTCATACATGGCTAAAATTTTGTAGGGTGCGTTAACGAAGTGTAACGCACCAATTTAAGGTTTTGGGATAATTTCACGCACTCATAGCAAAGGCGCAAAAAATCAAATCTTGCACTACGCACCTTATCCGCCTACGATTGAAATAGCAGGCTAATAGCCTAACTCCACTAAAGTGGACTGAAAAGCAATCTTTAGTCTACTTAAGTAGACTTTAGCTATTAGCCTGGGAATTGATTCCCAGGCGGACTACAGTTAGAAGATGTGAGCAAAAGGCTCTTTATGCCTCAATGTAGTTCAGTTGACGAAACAATCTATGTAGGTGTTGGGTTTCGCTGTTGCTCAACCCAACTTACTATTACTATCTTTACTAAGAAATCATATTTTTACCAGGCAGAATTTAGAGTGAACCTGTAATTTTGAGAAGAATTTGATAGTGAAACATCTAACGTATTGTTACTGATATTTAGCTCTAGCTTTTTAAATATAATTTTCTTGGAACCATTATATTCTAGGTAGCTTTCTCCTAAGCGTGGGCTATAGATAGTTAAATCGCTGTTGTGAGTTAAAGTCGCATACAAATAAGAGCCAGACGTGCGGCATAGCTTTACGTTACACCCATTTAAGCTTTCCCACCAAAACCTAATTTTATCCCAATTGTCTTGGTTATTGACAGCTTGGTTGTCAGAATACCAACAATAAACAGTCATGTGTATTACCTCGGTAATGAATTTTCTGTATTCTAGACACTACAACCTCAGTATTGCTGGTAGTGATAACCGATAGATTGGTTCGTTAAACCGCAATTATACTTAAAAAAATAACCTCATATTTGGGTTGGTAGAATGCGTTAAACTGCGTTAGCACACCAGACAAGTTGTGAGTTATCATATTTGTGTTAATTATCATACCCATATTGTTAACGCTGGTTAAAAATTCAAATGTATATGATTTACAGTAATTTGCTTGACAACCTACCAGCTATCACAGGTTTATTCTTTGCAGGCGTGTGGCTTATTTACAAATCTATGTTAATCGCTTATAAATTAGATATTTTCAAAGAAACTTCGGCTTGGTTTAATCAAAAACCAATTATTATGCCATCTTTAATATTTATATTATCTCCATTTATTTCTACTTTTACATTTCAGAATTTCTCGAAAAATTCAGATGAGTTTATAAAGGCTTTTACTCCAATTACCTGCATTGCAGCTTATATCGCATACCAACAGTACCAAATTAATCGACAGCAGTTAAGGAAAAACTTATCTGATAAGCGGTTACAAATTTATGTATCTGCCATGACTTTAGTTGCTTCTGGTAGAAAGGATAGTCCTGAAATAATACAAGAGAAACTAAATGCTTTCGAGATTCACTTATATGAAGCACAATTCTTATTTAGTAAAGATGTCAACGAAAAGCTTAAAGAGATTTATGCCAAAAATTATGATCTGATTACGCTAAAAATCAATATTAAAGATGAAGAAAATTATGCAGAAGATCAGTCAACAATTGATGGCTGGTACGAGAGTTCTAATAAACAAGAATCAACAAAACGTTTAAAAGATGACATGGCTAAACGTAAAATAATTCGAGAATACTTGGCTGATGAAATGCCTAAAATAAAATCTTTATTTGATCCATATATTGACTTATCTAATATTGCTATTGAGCAAGATATAAAATGAAAAAATATAATATAGCTAATCAAATTCCATTTGAATTAATTTTTTAGTTTGCTTAAATGCCAGCTTGAAAATTTATTAAAAGCCTATAGATTTTTCATATATATTTACAATTATTCTAAATATTGCTGAAATTATTCTACAACTTAATGGCCAATTCACCCTCCATCTTCTCCTTCTTCTCCGGCGCCGGCTTCCTAGATTTAGGCTTTGAAACCAGCGGTTATAAAATCGCTTACGTTAACGAAATCTTTCCCCCATTCATCGCTGCATATCGCCGTTCACGGGAAATTCTCAACCTTCCATCACCTGAATATGGATATCATCACGGGGAAGCAGCAGATGTAACCCAACTAATAGAAGGAACCCACGCACAACACCTGAGTGAATTAGTCAAAGACTGCCGCAACTCACATAATATAATTGGCTTTATTGGCGGGCCTCCTTGTCCTGATTTCTCTATTGGGGGTAAAAACAGAGGACATTTAGGAGATAATGGTAAACTTTCCGCCGCTTATGTCGAATTAATTTGTCATCATCAACCAGATTTCTTTTTATTTGAAAATGTCAAAGGTTTGTGGAAAACAACAAAACACCGTTTATTTTTTGAATCTTTAAAAATCCAATTACAGCAATCAGGTTATATATTAACAGAACGATTAATTAATGCTATTGAGTACGGTGTACCCCAAGATAGAGACAGAATTATTTTGATAGGTTTTAGAAATAATTTCCTCAAGGATATGGAAATAAATCCTGAAGCGATATTTCCTTGGGAGAAATATATTTTATATCCTCAAAAACAAGTCTTCGCTTACCCTTGGTGCAAAAGCGAACCATTTAAAATAGATTCTCTAATTCCTTGTCCTGATAATCTTCCTGAAAAATTAACTGTTGAATACTGGTTTAGGAAAAATAAAGTACTGAATCATCCCAATTCTAAACATTATTTTCAACCAAGAGCAGGTATTATAAAATTTGCTGCTGTTGATGAAGGAGATGTTTCTAAAAAGTCTTTTAAACGTCTACACCGATGGCGTTATTCTCCTACAGCTTGCTATGGAAATAATGAAGTACATTTGCATCCTTACAAAATCCGGCGAATTTCTGTAGCGGAAGCTTTAGCAATACAATCTCTACCTGCAAATTTTATTCTTCCAGAGAATATGTCTCTCACCAATATGTTTAAAACTGTTGGTAATGGCGTGCCATACTTAGCAGCCAAGGCGTTGGCTCAAACTATTCTTGACTTCTTACAAATTGGGTTACAAATCTAGATAAAAGCTCGTAGTAAGGACTTTAGTCCTTAAAATGCTTGGGTTAAGCAATAAATCGCTGACTACGAACAAAATTTTCGTTTTTATTAAGAAAGATTACAACTTCAGTTAATACCAGTAACATAATATTTACCTGCTGTCAACTCAAATACCTACAATAATTTGGTGACACATGGAAAGCCGGCATATCAGACCGATGGAGAAGGCGGTTTTCAGGATAAACTCGTATATAAATATGGTTTAATCTATATATAAGAAATGTCTTAATTTTTTATAAAGTTTAATAATCTAACACTGGCAGAACAAACGATGGCAGCAGACTATCCCAACATTGATATTGCGCCATTTATCGATCACTCTCTCCTGTTGCCTACGGCTACCCCAGAGCAGGTGGTACAATGGTGTGAAGAAGCAGACAGATATAATTTTGCAACGGTTTGCTTGAACCCCGTCTATGTGAGGCAAGCAGTTGAACTCCTCCACAATAAAAACCCGAAAGTCTGTACTGTGATTGGCTTTCCTAATGGGGCGACGACTTCAGCAGTCAAGTTTTATGAGGCTCAGGAAGCGTTAGAAAATGGCGCTGATGAGTTGGATGTGGTCATTAACTTAGGCTGGTTGAAGGCTGGAAAAATTGAGGAAGTACACCAGGAAATCGCTACAATTTGTGAAGTGGCTGGACAATGCGTCAAGGTAATTTTAGAAACCAACCTGCTGACGGATGCGGAGAAAAAAATAGCTGCGGAAATAGCTATGGAGGCGGGAGCAGCATTCTTAAAAACCAGTACTGGTTGGAATGGCGGGGCGACGGTGGCCGATGTGCAGATGTTGAAGGAAATAGCGCGGGAAAGGGTGGGAATTAAAGCATCAGGCGGTATTCGCACCCACAATCAAGCTTTGGACTTGATATTAGCCGGTGCTACTAGATTAGGCACATC includes the following:
- a CDS encoding group I intron-associated PD-(D/E)XK endonuclease; this translates as MDTKLKGDIAEQAAVLHALKRGWGVLKTVGDRLPYDLAFDVEGTLVKIQVKYAWFDEPSGNYVVDNRRTKTNRRIMIREAYKPADFDFALVYIENLDLFYIFPVDVFIDYGSEIHLVETEKRQRKPRSAQYRNAWELILQTSTSKENCVCSPVELVQVEF
- a CDS encoding YcjF family protein, whose translation is MVVKLQRPILVGGLGLSFSLWMLDSWHDSIVQVGEFGLLSALAVGGGLWLFQQKRPKVGLEQLDGMLVDRATVQNAIAKTEALINQLAQEAENHPALERLREQVTQLFFELDRQEITLAVTGGSSVGKSTVIQVLQQNLEKLHFQETAPLFREAGDKSDAEILASVQKADFVLFLTNGDLTDSEFQVLQQLKAAHQPTMLVFNKQDQYMPDERASVLQSLKQRMQGNVVATAVSPLPVKVRKHEADGSVQEWMEQPAPDIQQLKQQLGEILAIQAQQLVLATTMRSARLLQAEVKNWLNATRCDRATPIIEQYQWIAAAAAFANPVPALDILATAAINAQMVMDLGKIYQQKFSLEQAQTVAGTMGSLMLKLGLVELSTKAITTVLKTNAVTFVAGGMVQGVSAAYLTRVAGLSLVAYFEQQEIALDSGNALNLDKLRQTLQNVFQQNQQMAFLQGFVKQGVKRLLPEAQQVEVVG
- a CDS encoding dihydrofolate reductase family protein, whose product is MTKVTLYIAASLDGYIAKSDGGIDWLSPLDIEGEDYGYTSFYESVDAVILGSKTYEIGLSFNEWPYPDKKSFVFTQRNFKSDRKDIEFVSDNVQHALAKIEAQGFENIWLVGGGELINSFLQHSLIDEYIISTIPIILGNGIRLFPPPSPEEELELINSKQYPTGLLQAHYRRKRKGE
- a CDS encoding DNA cytosine methyltransferase, which codes for MANSPSIFSFFSGAGFLDLGFETSGYKIAYVNEIFPPFIAAYRRSREILNLPSPEYGYHHGEAADVTQLIEGTHAQHLSELVKDCRNSHNIIGFIGGPPCPDFSIGGKNRGHLGDNGKLSAAYVELICHHQPDFFLFENVKGLWKTTKHRLFFESLKIQLQQSGYILTERLINAIEYGVPQDRDRIILIGFRNNFLKDMEINPEAIFPWEKYILYPQKQVFAYPWCKSEPFKIDSLIPCPDNLPEKLTVEYWFRKNKVLNHPNSKHYFQPRAGIIKFAAVDEGDVSKKSFKRLHRWRYSPTACYGNNEVHLHPYKIRRISVAEALAIQSLPANFILPENMSLTNMFKTVGNGVPYLAAKALAQTILDFLQIGLQI
- the deoC gene encoding deoxyribose-phosphate aldolase codes for the protein MAADYPNIDIAPFIDHSLLLPTATPEQVVQWCEEADRYNFATVCLNPVYVRQAVELLHNKNPKVCTVIGFPNGATTSAVKFYEAQEALENGADELDVVINLGWLKAGKIEEVHQEIATICEVAGQCVKVILETNLLTDAEKKIAAEIAMEAGAAFLKTSTGWNGGATVADVQMLKEIARERVGIKASGGIRTHNQALDLILAGATRLGTSRGVDLLRQRENVEKSE